CGACTCTGAATCTCCTTCCCAGAAGAGGACCATCCTGTCATGGTTAATCGACAGCAGAGTGGTTGAAAACAATGCTAAAATTGTATACAAGAATGAAGCAGGGGAACAGATTCTTCAGGGTGTGCTCACTGGAGACGGCATCTGGTGTTCCTGTTGCAACACTGTCATCACTGTCTCAGAGTTCCAGCTTCATGCTGGAGATGAACCCAATAGACCATACCAACGGATTTTTATCTCCGAGACCGGGCTTTCACTCTTGACATGCCAGGCTGAAGCCTGGAATCAACAGGGCATACCAGAACTGCAGGGGTACCATTTGATTGAGCCTAGGGAAGATGTCTCGGACAAGTACGATGATGCTTGTGTAGTTTGTGCAGACGGGGGAAATCTTATTTGCTGCGACAAATGCCCATCTACATACCACATTTCTTGTCTACAAATGGAGGTAAAGACATTTTCTttcagtttcaatttttttttatttttcatcagaaGCTTTTCATTATAATAAGAAGTTCTGTTTTCAACTGCAGGATGAGCCCCAAGGTGAATGGCGTTGTCCTGCCTGCGCCTGCAAGTTCTGCCACACCCACGCCTTTGATATCTCTGTATTCACATGCAGTCAATGTGACAAAAAATGTAAGTTTTCTCAATTCTAAGTCTCActagattttttttccatcccATTTATACGTTTCTAtgtaaaatgataaatttcTGTTGGTAGATCACTGGGAATGTTTCCGCGAAAATGAAGGAATGCTGATTGACCTAAACATGGATGGACCAAGCACTTCAACTCCATTTTGTAGCAGCATATGTAGTCAGGTAATTCAGGAATTATTTTTGAGATCAACGAACTTTTGTTTTTCGTGGGACAACGGTCTGTAAGAGTAACtaacttttgtttttgttaaaaagaTCTACGAGAAATTGGAGAGGCTGGTTGGAGTAAGGAACGAGCTAGATGAAGGGCTTACATGGACACTTCTCCGACGCATGGATCCAGAAGCCGGAGTATACTTGGAGGAATCATATGACAGAACCCTATGCAACTCCAAGATTGCAGTAGCTGTGGCTGTGATGGAAGAGTGCTTCGAACCGGTCATTGATAGACACACACAAATCAATGTGGTTCGAAGTGTGATTTACAACTGCGGGTAAGCACAACTGATCATCTCTTTCAGCTCGCCTTCAAAGAGCAGtttttgccatttttcttcATGAATGTGGAACCTATGGTCTCCTTTCAACATGTTGTATTCTGATTCCAATGTTTATAAACAAACCCAATCACTTCTACCCCATTTTCATTCAGAGCAAATTTCCCACGAATAAGTTTCGAGGGATTTTACACAGCTATTCTTGAGAAGGGCGACGAAACGATATCGGTGGCATCCATGAGGTATGTGCTTCATCATCTGTTTATACGTAATATGTTCTTGTGGGCAGAGAATGTATTATATAACTCAGGTTATTTAATTCATGGTTCCTTAGGATTCATGGGAATAAGCTTGCCGAGATGCCTTTTATTGCAACCCGCCCAAGCTACAGGCGCCTAGGAATGTGCCATAAACTGCTGGTGGCAATTGAGTCTGTAAGTTCCTTGCacataaatatattcaaataaaaatattttccagtCATTCAAGCTAACGACTTGGATTCTTTAGTATAATCACCTATAAAACAAGACATGGGATTGTCAGCTTGGGTTCTCGTAGTAGAAGTACAATACAAAACTGGTTAACCTTCTAATGAGGATCTACTCAGTTTAAAGTTGAATAGAAACTAAGAGACGGTGTTGGATTGCCTATCTGCTTAACCTATTAGGCGAGTTATGATTGAGCTTGATGGCATCTCCCATCACTGGAAATATAGTGGAGAAACAGTTTGTTTTGTACTTATTTTCCCCTCTTCATTTGGTTTAACTTGTATTGATTTCCCCATTTCCAATCTTCTGTACCTCATTTTCCTGAAGAAAAATTTAGTCACCTTTGAGTACTCCTACTCAACTTCcatctatttcttttcttcttggaCCTGGACAAGTTCTAATGTTTGTTTGGTTTCAGACTTTGTGCTTCCTTCAGGTGCAGTATTTGGTGATTCCTTCAATAGAGCAGAGAGTGAGGAGGTGGGAAGAAAGCTATGGTTTTCAGGCCATAGAAAACAAAGTAATGGGGGAATTAATCAAGGTTAAATCTCTCATGTTTCATTGTGCCATCAGACTGCAGAAACCACTGTTAGTACATGAGACAGCAGCAAATGAAGTTGGCAATGGAGGTACCTCTTCCTCCCCCTTTTTAACTTTCATCTTCATCACTTCAACACCTGCATATTGCCTGACACCTTGTTTTCCTTCTTCGGCAGATGCAGGCAATGCTGATAAGGCACATGAGTCGGGTTCCGACGATGGATCTACTGACATGGGCTCATTTGACTTAAACCTGAGTCTTTGAGCCTGCAGTGATGTGTTCTTGCTAATGGTTCCAGTAGTTTATGTATCTTCAAGGCAATTTTGTGACACATTCCATCAATCAAAGCCATAACCTTCTTACACAGCCAAAACCCTCCTGCAAGAAAGCCTCAACTCGCAGAAAcaggaaatgaaaggaagaaAAGGGAGGAAACTGGCATGCTGGTTAAAGGGCTTGATTGAGAGAGTATGACAAATGCTTTTTGGTAGGGTTTTCTCTCATATTCAGTAATGACTGTAACAATATACCATCCATGTGTCTTTTGGAATCTTTCTTATGCTTCTGCTGAAGCTAGTGTgctttttgttcataaattaatCTTGTCTTGGCATTTGTGCCCGGCTAAAATGCAATCTTCTCCAACCCTGATATATAAGCTCTGTTTTGAAAGTGTATTGGAAAACAATTCTGTTTGAGAACAGaattaatatgattatttacttttattgcGGAAATCAAGAAACAAGAAATTGAATCTCATCCTCTCTAGTTGGATAAAATTAGGAGGATGGAAGTCTCTCCCAAATCACAACAGGAGCCTTTTCAATTCATTGACCTAGGACAAGAAAGTAAATCTAGGAGCAGGTCAATGTTTACataatattatgtttatgtttagataaaaaataaaaataaaataaattttttaataaattaattaattttaattatatatatatataaaaaaaaaaaaaaggaaaagaaactgTTTAGTAGCAATATGTGCtcctcaaatatatatatatatatataagacaCTAAGAGAGAGCTATTGGCATCAGTAGTGTTTAGTATAAACTTAATCTGAACAGCATGGAACAGGAGGGGATCCACAATGTAATAAGATTACAAGCTTAAAAAGGAACCCTCATTTTTCCCTTTGTTGTACATGAAAGAATATTAAACCCATTTTTGGCTCAATAATTAAAAGAATGGAATGGAAACCCTGAAATGAAAAATTATGACACATTGCACCATCTATGTTTACTTCAAATGCCATACACCAAACAATCTTCTGCTCAGCTTTTCATAGTATCTGAAACCTCATTTCGGTATCCTTCGAGAACTAAGTTACAGCTATTCATTGTGCGGGCATCAAGAAGACCATGATTCCAGAGTTTGATCATGAATAACCTCCAACACCTGGACCAAATAAGCATTTGAACACAAGAAATAAGGATATCTGAGAAACgaaaagaaaagatacaaaATGAAGCAATTTCCATAGCAGGAAAAATGGGTTTCAATGCACTAGAACAGTCACAGGCACAATGCAGCAGGGTAAAAACAAGGTTCAAAGTCAATGTGCCCCAAATGATGGTTCTTTTCCCTAACATGACTATCTTGAGGTGGAGATAGTGGAGTCACAAGTGAGGCTGCTTTcaagtaaaataaaaccaagagcatataaaagtaatttaatcaCATCAGCACTCCAAGGCCCTTTTTTGAGGGATTCATATTAACAAACTTGGTATACACTATTGAATTTGGTC
This DNA window, taken from Vitis vinifera cultivar Pinot Noir 40024 chromosome 2, ASM3070453v1, encodes the following:
- the LOC104881044 gene encoding increased DNA methylation 1 — protein: MADNSVKGKNKRRVFYSPPSSFSSSDSSDDRKVDSNNSDPRFGLGRPQRRKSRYEYDPSYPEPRPRRTLRPTFGNGINIREDGVPPTEVGCSAGTEVTTQREQRPRGRVNVRRGGGRRGPSGSLPERTRRRRQRTHYSTRSSSKVDSESPSQKRTILSWLIDSRVVENNAKIVYKNEAGEQILQGVLTGDGIWCSCCNTVITVSEFQLHAGDEPNRPYQRIFISETGLSLLTCQAEAWNQQGIPELQGYHLIEPREDVSDKYDDACVVCADGGNLICCDKCPSTYHISCLQMEDEPQGEWRCPACACKFCHTHAFDISVFTCSQCDKKYHWECFRENEGMLIDLNMDGPSTSTPFCSSICSQIYEKLERLVGVRNELDEGLTWTLLRRMDPEAGVYLEESYDRTLCNSKIAVAVAVMEECFEPVIDRHTQINVVRSVIYNCGANFPRISFEGFYTAILEKGDETISVASMRIHGNKLAEMPFIATRPSYRRLGMCHKLLVAIESVQYLVIPSIEQRVRRWEESYGFQAIENKVMGELIKVKSLMFHCAIRLQKPLLVHETAANEVGNGDAGNADKAHESGSDDGSTDMGSFDLNLSL